In Spirobacillus cienkowskii, a genomic segment contains:
- a CDS encoding multidrug effflux MFS transporter, with protein sequence MKFSTSSVCDDSYNKKKLKLGKIHKFFFVFSITIFCAIGFVASDIYLPSLPAIADYYHVKASLAQNTMTVFLVTMAIFQIFSGSISDRFGRKKTLFVFVTIFILASIGCYQSNSIYELMFFRILQAVGACAGMSVGQAIVADLFDFKEMSQILSITIPLVAFSPAIAPVLGGYIEVFFNWQTNFLILAGYGLFIVLLLISPIIPKNSTQKKQSASSFNLKLLLNVLLNKKFFGFALFMMASNATYFTFVAASPFLLKKFGYSPETVGYALCAASFPYMLASLIGSRLSLYKTSLQIIFYGLSLNFIGGVFLVLMFLVQWEHMLALMIPVFIITIGNGLLMPLSSANAISLYPNNSGMVTGMLGSLQLTAAGFGTALIGFIEGATLLPLGIIVIVISVFTICYFLKVYKEKQSSDIIME encoded by the coding sequence ATGAAATTTTCAACCTCAAGTGTTTGTGACGATTCGTACAATAAAAAAAAATTAAAACTAGGAAAAATCCATAAATTTTTCTTTGTGTTTAGTATTACGATCTTTTGTGCAATAGGTTTTGTCGCATCAGATATCTATTTGCCCTCTCTTCCTGCAATTGCAGATTACTATCATGTTAAGGCATCACTAGCACAAAATACAATGACAGTTTTTTTGGTGACAATGGCTATTTTCCAAATTTTTTCTGGAAGTATTTCTGATCGGTTTGGCAGAAAGAAAACACTATTTGTCTTTGTTACTATTTTTATTCTTGCTTCAATTGGTTGTTATCAATCGAATAGTATTTATGAGCTTATGTTTTTTAGGATACTGCAAGCTGTTGGAGCCTGTGCAGGAATGTCTGTGGGCCAAGCTATTGTTGCCGATCTGTTTGACTTTAAAGAGATGAGTCAAATTCTTTCTATTACAATTCCGCTTGTTGCATTTTCTCCAGCGATTGCACCTGTTTTGGGGGGTTATATTGAAGTTTTTTTTAATTGGCAAACAAATTTTTTAATTCTTGCAGGATATGGCTTATTTATAGTTTTACTTCTTATCAGTCCAATTATTCCAAAAAATTCTACCCAAAAAAAACAATCAGCATCTTCATTTAATTTAAAATTACTTTTAAATGTTTTGTTAAATAAAAAGTTTTTTGGTTTTGCATTGTTTATGATGGCATCAAATGCAACGTATTTTACTTTTGTTGCTGCTTCGCCATTTTTGTTAAAAAAGTTTGGTTATTCTCCTGAGACTGTAGGTTATGCACTTTGCGCAGCGTCATTTCCTTATATGTTAGCTTCTTTAATTGGATCAAGACTTTCACTCTACAAAACGAGTTTGCAAATTATATTTTACGGTTTGAGCTTAAATTTTATAGGAGGTGTTTTTCTTGTTTTGATGTTTTTAGTGCAGTGGGAGCATATGCTTGCACTTATGATTCCTGTGTTTATTATTACAATTGGTAATGGGTTATTAATGCCACTTTCGTCAGCAAATGCTATTTCGTTGTATCCAAATAATTCGGGGATGGTAACTGGTATGTTAGGTTCCTTGCAATTAACAGCGGCAGGATTTGGAACTGCATTAATTGGGTTCATAGAAGGAGCGACTCTTCTTCCTTTAGGAATAATTGTTATTGTTATATCAGTATTTACAATTTGTTACTTTTTAAAAGTTTATAAAGAAAAACAATCATCTGATATAATTATGGAATAA
- the map gene encoding type I methionyl aminopeptidase, producing MPKLKSQEDIAKMREAGRLAARTLRHAGELIKPGISTEQINQAVHEFIVSHGAYPSPLNYKGYPKSVCTSINDVICHGIPSEKEILKEGDIINVDVTVTLDGYFGDCSRTFYVGQHISNESVKVTEVAAESLARGIAAAKHGNRLGDVGWAIQGFAEKEGCGVVRDFVGHGIGKVFHEPDLQVPHYGRPGMGLKIVRGMVFTIEPMINAGDWRMKMMKDGWTSKTADGKPSAQFEHTIAIVGDGVEILTALEDDPIAIRAKELGAIILWPELNGKVNDR from the coding sequence GTGCCAAAATTAAAATCACAAGAAGATATTGCAAAAATGAGAGAAGCGGGACGGCTTGCAGCACGAACCTTGCGGCATGCAGGAGAGCTCATTAAACCAGGAATTTCTACAGAACAGATAAACCAAGCGGTTCATGAGTTTATTGTTTCTCATGGAGCATATCCAAGTCCTTTAAATTACAAAGGTTATCCCAAATCGGTTTGTACAAGTATCAATGATGTTATTTGTCACGGTATTCCTAGTGAAAAAGAAATTCTTAAAGAAGGGGATATCATTAACGTCGATGTGACAGTCACGTTAGATGGCTATTTTGGTGATTGTTCAAGAACGTTTTATGTTGGACAACATATTTCTAACGAAAGTGTAAAGGTGACAGAAGTTGCAGCAGAGAGCTTAGCAAGAGGAATTGCTGCGGCAAAACATGGAAATCGGCTTGGTGATGTTGGTTGGGCAATTCAGGGGTTTGCAGAAAAAGAAGGATGCGGTGTTGTTCGCGATTTTGTCGGCCACGGGATTGGTAAAGTGTTTCATGAACCCGATCTGCAAGTCCCACATTATGGTCGACCTGGTATGGGATTAAAAATTGTAAGAGGAATGGTTTTTACAATTGAGCCTATGATCAATGCTGGCGATTGGCGAATGAAAATGATGAAGGATGGGTGGACATCAAAAACAGCTGATGGCAAACCGTCTGCTCAATTTGAACATACTATTGCAATAGTTGGCGATGGTGTTGAGATATTAACGGCTCTAGAAGACGATCCTATTGCGATTCGTGCAAAAGAACTGGGCGCTATAATTTTGTGGCCAGAATTAAATGGTAAAGTCAATGATAGATAA
- a CDS encoding dihydrofolate reductase family protein: MIDNLQTFRDSYIINVMACSVDGKIASHEAESTQERNLLGYTCTKDFERLRRAVAQCDVVFLGARSMACEKGAFYVSDLRKSQQDEPEWILFTRSGNVSFQNDFWYQKKIRKSIFFNTSNSDCDDEIPFLEVQHKQESFGDITYYVGNLKGLLNHLKIKKSNKIALLGGGKLNALFWEKNLVSELLLTISPVMCGFTEAPALVYAPKLLTKKLQCKKVEQSDNFVFIDYVVR; encoded by the coding sequence ATGATAGATAATTTACAAACTTTTCGTGATAGTTACATTATTAATGTTATGGCGTGTTCTGTTGACGGTAAAATTGCAAGTCATGAAGCGGAGTCAACTCAAGAAAGAAATCTATTGGGTTATACGTGTACCAAAGACTTTGAAAGACTTCGTCGTGCTGTTGCGCAGTGTGATGTGGTTTTTTTAGGGGCAAGAAGTATGGCTTGTGAAAAGGGTGCTTTTTACGTATCTGATTTGAGAAAAAGTCAGCAAGACGAACCAGAATGGATATTATTTACTCGTTCAGGAAATGTGTCTTTTCAAAATGATTTTTGGTATCAAAAAAAAATTAGAAAAAGTATTTTTTTTAATACGTCAAACTCAGACTGTGATGATGAGATTCCTTTTTTAGAAGTGCAGCACAAACAAGAAAGTTTTGGCGATATCACTTATTATGTTGGAAATCTTAAAGGACTTCTAAATCATTTAAAAATTAAAAAATCTAATAAAATAGCGCTACTTGGTGGCGGAAAATTAAATGCATTGTTTTGGGAAAAAAATCTTGTTTCTGAATTATTGCTAACAATTAGTCCTGTTATGTGTGGCTTTACTGAAGCACCAGCATTGGTTTATGCTCCAAAATTATTGACTAAAAAGTTACAATGTAAAAAAGTGGAACAATCAGATAATTTTGTTTTTATTGATTATGTGGTACGCTAA
- the fabD gene encoding ACP S-malonyltransferase gives MAEIVFLFPGQGSQFVGMGKEIFQQYSEVKRTFEEASDTLGFSLEKLCFEDQENRLNLTEFTQPAILTLSTAISRLLQAKGHFKLNCVAGHSLGEYSAMVALGALSFSDAVKAVHFRGQAMQRAVPVGVGAMAAYLGNSGEHVFELCKSLTNSKEVVEVVNFNSPGQLVLSGHKNAVENACALIAEKKLGKAKLLPVSAPFHSSLMQPAAKEMEKFLETISMNHAYSGKIVANVDAQIHTGASYSKNILVKQIASAVLWTQSLIKISESFPSATWVEIGPGKVLQGLAKKTIESSNCLGTHELSAVHAVFDILSK, from the coding sequence ATGGCAGAGATTGTATTTTTGTTTCCTGGTCAGGGTAGCCAGTTTGTCGGCATGGGAAAAGAAATTTTTCAACAATATTCTGAAGTAAAGCGCACCTTTGAAGAGGCTTCGGATACCTTGGGTTTTAGTTTGGAGAAACTTTGTTTTGAAGATCAAGAAAATCGCTTGAATCTTACAGAGTTCACTCAGCCTGCGATTCTAACTCTGAGTACAGCAATCAGTCGATTGCTTCAAGCAAAGGGGCATTTTAAATTAAATTGTGTTGCAGGGCATAGCTTAGGAGAGTACTCGGCAATGGTCGCATTGGGTGCGTTATCGTTTTCGGATGCTGTAAAAGCGGTGCATTTTAGAGGGCAAGCAATGCAAAGAGCTGTTCCAGTAGGTGTAGGAGCAATGGCCGCGTACCTTGGAAATAGTGGAGAACATGTTTTTGAGCTTTGCAAATCACTAACCAATTCCAAAGAGGTTGTTGAAGTTGTTAATTTTAACTCTCCAGGACAACTTGTGTTAAGTGGGCATAAAAATGCTGTAGAAAACGCGTGTGCCCTGATTGCTGAAAAAAAACTTGGTAAAGCAAAGTTATTGCCAGTGAGTGCGCCGTTTCATTCTTCATTGATGCAACCTGCAGCGAAAGAAATGGAAAAATTTTTAGAAACGATTTCTATGAATCATGCTTATTCTGGAAAAATAGTTGCAAATGTTGACGCTCAAATTCATACTGGAGCCTCCTATTCCAAAAATATTTTGGTAAAACAAATTGCAAGTGCAGTTTTATGGACACAATCATTAATAAAAATTTCAGAAAGTTTTCCTAGTGCAACCTGGGTTGAAATTGGACCTGGCAAAGTACTGCAGGGGCTTGCTAAAAAAACAATTGAATCGTCAAATTGTTTAGGCACTCATGAACTATCGGCGGTTCATGCAGTGTTTGATATATTATCAAAATAA